In Bubalus bubalis isolate 160015118507 breed Murrah chromosome 20, NDDB_SH_1, whole genome shotgun sequence, the sequence ATTATAAAAATGACTGTAATAAGACCTAATCTTACTAAACTTTCCTTATAAGCCTGCAAAGTTGCTCCCATTTTCAgatcataaaacagaagcacagGAAGGTGCTTATCCGTAACTTATCCATAGTCATATAACTGCTATATAGTAGAATCAGATTTGAACATTAAGTCTGAATACAAACCCACCCTATTGCTACATTGTGTTACCTTCCATCAGCTGATAggtaaatgtaattaaaaaaaaaaaaaaaaaccgctaGGACATACAAGCATAATATCCTTCTTGAGGGGATACAATTGGAATTCCACATCATCTATATAGTACTCCCTTATCCATGGGTGGATTCATTCCAGGACCCCTagtggatgcctgaaactgcAGATAGTACCAAACCCTGTAAAAACTGTTTCTTCCTATAcatacctatgataaagtttaatttataaagtaGGCATAGTAACAATAACAATATACTATAAGTTATGTGAACATGGTCTCTGTctcccttaaaatattttattgtactaatttaatgccttttccatttTAACTAAGCACTAATTTCTCACTGTGGCTTAaacttttgcagtttgaggtTCAACAGCAAAACTAgcacacaatttttttctttcttcacagtaTCACGGATTGAAGAGTTCTTAGTCTAGATCTTAGCTACCTCAGCacaggacatttttttctttccttaaaaggaAGCACTTTATAGGTTCTCTTTGACATATGCAAATTGGCAGTATTACTACTCTTGCACTTTGGTGATATAAGTAAAATTTCTTGAACACAGGTACCATGATACCATGACCATCAATCTGACAACTAAGACAGCTTCTAAGTGACtaatgggatggagagggaaggTGAGAGATTTCATCACACTACTCAGAGCAGAGttcaatttaaaacttatttacgaaatgttccatttaatattttcaggctGTGGTTGACAATGAGTAACAAACTGCAGAAAGCAAAACTGCATATaaagggcggggtgggggatACTACTGTATTCTTGTCAAAAATGTttaactggattaaaaaaaaaatatttaattggctgcatcgggtcttagtagcagcacgtgggatcttttgcTGTCATGGGGGGTCTTTCGCTGTGGCCCAGGAGTCCATGGGGCTCAGCttagtttagttgctccatgtcGTGCTGGATCTTTActccccaaccaggtattgaacccaagtcccttgCACTGATtacaaagtggattcttaaccactggaccactagggaagtttaACTAGATTTTAATGAACAACCAGGAAGATGCAAATGCAGGACATTATTCTACTCTAACTGGCCTGGACTCTTCAGAAAAATGAATTGTATGTATTTTATGCCAAAGTTCTTGAAGCATATTAATGGTACTGTGGTTACTTAGGAGAAATCtctttcagttcagatcagtcactcagtcatgtccgactctttgcgaccccatgaatcgcagcacgccaggcctccctgtccatcaccaactcccggagttcactcagactcacatccatcaagtcagtgatgccatccagccatctcatcctctgtcgtccccttctccttctgccctcagtccctcccagcatcagagtcttttccaatgagtcaactcttcgcatgaggtggccaaagtattggagtttcagctttagcatcattccttccaaagaaatcccagggctgagctccttcagagaAATTTCTCTTAGATGTTGCTTACGTATTCAGGGTTAAAGTGTCATGTCTGCAACTCACTTTTAAATGACTGAGGGAAAAGTGTACATCAACTAGAACAAAACAAATGTAGCAAACCATTCACTGCTTTGAAAATTCTCAAAAcagaaagtagggaaagaaaAAGCTAGAGATCCCATTCTGTTAGGATAGAAGCCCTACCTGTCAAGTTGTCTCTCTACTATTCTAGCACCATCTGAAAGAAGACAACCATAAACAGTTAATTTATTTCACATCTCTACTTCttaaaaaaagggggaaagaaggaTCTTTCTTGTAGGGAATCAGCCTTTCATAAAAGGTCATTTGTATTAAACCTTATCAAaactgattttacttttttccttctttttggctgcactgcacagcatgcaggatcttagttccttgactgaggagaccagagattgaatctgtgccccctgcagtggaagcacaaagtcttaactgctagaccaccagCGAAGTTCCCCAAAACTGATTTTACTAACACTTCCTTACATGGCTTTAGGAGAGAAGACATCAAAATTTCAACCTAATATTAATCCAGTTCACCTGATGAAGCAGTCAAACTGGCTGTACTAGAACTCACTCAAACCTAGAACCTCTTTATCCAGCAGCTGGCTTCCAGTATTATGCGGCATCTAAAGTAAgacaaagcttccctggtggctcagtggtaaagaatctgcctgccaatgcaggacactcaggtttgacccctgggtcaggaagatacctggagaaggaaatggcaacccatccagtattctggcctaggaaatcccatggacagaggagcctggtgaaccaCAGTCCATGGTggcacaagagagtcagacacaactgagtgactaaacaacaacaacaaagtaagaCAGGATTGTGTATTTTATTCTCTCAAGAAGGAAACCCATTTACTCAGTTCTTTAAGCAGAAAGCCTCCAAATCTACCACAGCAAATTCTTTGATGTCCAAGGCTAATACTGTACTGCTAGGGAAGAACAGGTAGGGAAGATGAGAAGCACTAAGGGGCTGGCTTCTACAGAGCACATCCTAAAGATTATCTCAATGActactttaaaaactttatttcacCCATTTTTGGGAAAGTACACAATTTGATCTGTACCCACAGACAACTAACCCTCTAAGCCCAGAGTACTTGCTGGCCCTGTCAACTAGAAAATTCTACactggacttccccagtggttcagtggttaagaatctccctgccagggcaggggacacaggttcgatccctggtctgggaccatcctacatgctgaggagcaactaagcccatgcaccacaactactgagccagcatgctgcaactgctaaagcctgtgctccacaacaaaagaaaagcctctgcttgctgcaactagagaaatcccgcacgcagcaacgaagaccttacacacccaaataaataattttttaaaaagaaaattctatatgaaattactttttaaaaaaattttagctaATTTACCAGCAAGTGCATCCAAATATGTTAATGTAGCTGACTCACGTTGGATGGTTTCCAGAAAACTGAAGCAGTTCTCTCAACATATAACGTGGCAACCAGTGAAATCAATGAccctataataattttttttttccccctgcctttCAATGCAAACACATGAAATACCTAATTTCAGTTCAAACTCATTTCCCTTTTATTAAAGTCCAAGTTACATTACATGGTTTGGTACTCAACAAAGGAAAACTTGTTCGAATAAGGTAATATGTTATCATCAGTATTTCCAGGTGACTGTTTATAATCAAGTAGCATTATCAATAAGTCCTTGGGAAGTCCATCTGtaagagaaaacatgaaaaattagctgggaaataaagaaaagatagaaatCTTACTAAAAATAACCTCTAGAGCAACAGCCCAAGGAAATCGCTGCCTCTGTGTAGTCTCTTCTGCCCTTTCTTAATCCTGCCAAAAATCAACACACCAGGTACTGGCTctttggcttttttgttgttatccacCTGGTAATTATTGAGGTAGTATTCTTTTCTAATCAGAAAAGTATTGGGGAGCTGccctcttaaaaatttttaagtgaaagaaatacaATGTTACTGCAGCTAGAAAATATCCTATATAACAAAGATCTTCTGGACTCCTTGGAATAATACTTGATAAATGAAAGCCTTTTCACATTTCACAAAGATGTGCTATCTGGCTTcagggaggaggaaaagacagTGGTGATACAGAGATGgacaaagataaaattaagacTCTTCTTTCAAAGCAAGCTGTAAAAAGAGATCTCAAAATTGAATTCAAAACCTCAGGCATTTTCTGCTCAGTCTGTGGTAGGAAGATTGAATGTAGGtattctttaagatttttagaGTGTAGAATTAGGTGTTCACTAATGGTACCCTAACCTGGTCACTGTTTCTTTATCTTGTGAGGATCTGATactagcttttaaaataattttgggtCCACTTTTACTGAAACTTTTATAAGATAGCTTagtttcaccttttaaaaataaacttcttacTCTTAGGAAGCAAATCTTCTATTTAAGCCTCATTATTTACATCTGAGAAATAAGACAATGGCCTTAGTAAATGCTTTAGTACTGCAATGCCTACAAAGGATGTATGGCATAGTAAAAAcaatggactctggagccagactgctgctgctgctgctaagttgcatcagtcatgtccaactctgtgtgaccccagagacggcagcccaacaggctcccccgtccctggcattctccaggcaagaacactggagtgggttaccatttccttctccaatgcatgaaagtgaaaagcgaaagtgaagtcgctcagttgtgtccaactcttagcgaccccatgctgCCTTGGTTTAAATGTGGGTTCCTCTACTACTTGTATGACTTTGGACAAGGTGCCTCCTTTTCCTCATTAGTAAAAtagtaaaatgggaataagtgTAATAATAATAAGTACTTCACAGGACTGTtcaagaggattaaatgagtttataAAGCACATAAAACAGTACCTCATACATAAAAGAGTTATATAGACTAtatgtgtttgttaaataaaataaatataagcattattacttatgtatttttttctgttttacaaaggATTTTCTGCGTACTGCTCACTACCCGGCAATCTTGTGACTGGTTTTATTACCTAGTCTGTATTTTCCACAAGGTATCAAGTTTGTATTATCAATGAATATTACCTATTATATTTCAACTTGGGCATACAATAACAGAAGCATCAAATTAATAAAACCctgatattaaaataaagatgtaTAAAAGCATGCATGATGAATACCTGGTATGTAGTGGATTACCTTAATTGAGGAGAGGTTAAAGAGCTGGAATTAGGAAAAAGGTAGAGAGAGGGCTTCAACTTTATGTAAAACCTCTCATTTCTTGGGGGAGAGGGAGAAActaaagcaaatatggcaaaaataGTATCTCAAAATTTGAGTATGGTTACATTTATTCCCTATGCTATTCTTTAcccttgaaatattttatattatatagatTTTAAAGTAGGTTTTTTAACTTGCCTTTACACCAATAAAAGAACAATTATAACAACTAGAAACAACAATTCTAATTCTTTAAATTAATCATCACAGGTACTCTCTAAGCTCACAGCCTCTATCAAAGCCATGAAAAGGTCTTTCTCTGAGAATACTGTAATGCCACTCACTCACCCCTCCCTGGATCCTTTCTTGCCTTATTCAGGTATATCTTACCCATGGGGTTTACACTTTGTCAAGGCCCAGTTCCTCTGGAGTGGAGATTCCCAGTTCATTCAAAGTTGGTCTAAGTTCCTGGATGACATAGGGGTAGATTTCCTTATGAGGTCCTGCTTTGTCCTGATGGCAAAGACAATACTCACATTTAGCTCCGAAAAGCTGTCtctattaacaaaatgaagctGAAAATGCTTTCAGTCATATGCAGAGGCTAGCAGCAGGGAATATAAGTCACCTACTTTTAAGTTAACATATTCGTTCAAAAGAGAGAGCAACTTACATAGGCACTATTCAAGGTAGACTGTTAGGACACCTGGAGACTAAGACTACTAAATCCAGGgggaaagaaacattttaaagccTTGAGTTACTGGAAAAGAAGGTAGTGATGACAGAATTTTGTGATGGCAATTAAATGTGCCCAGCAGGCAACAGGAATAATTAAGTTAACATGAAAAAAGTTTCTTAATTTGCCTCAATTTGAGATCCTAACTGAATTAACTACTGGTGCTGAATGGCTTGATAGCCCACAGAACCCTTAATTATCTTACCCATTTTAGATAAAGTATTGTCATACTTTCCCTCTTACAGACCTTGCATTTCTTTCCTATAGAATATACAAGTCTTTTCATGAAGAGCTACACGTAGAGAATActtatttccaaggcaagagaGCTTTGAGGAATACTTACCATAATATACAATTACACCTCTATTGTCACAACATTCTTCAGAGACAAATATTAGGTCAAATAGACTAAGACAGTGTCAAGTTATTATATTATTCTTCTGTCTAACAAATTCTAGGTCTCcttaagtgtattttttaaattataaaattcttatttaaaattggtctgagttttaatagaaaaattaaaaactataatcAAATAAGAGAGAAGAAAGTACATATCCTTACATTTTGATCATTGTCtctatactttttaataaaaaggggATATAccacaaaaaattatttcataatttcctTCAATTAACATGAATATCTTAAATGTTAAATACACTTCTACAGCATTAATAATAACCTCCTCTGGGAAGTCCCATTTTAAGAAGCCACTGGCAACACTTAATTTCATATCACAAGCAGCACAAAGATAAACTGCAAttcttaattatttccttaagataaaTTCTCAAATGGGATTGCTGAAATTCTAACAAAATAAATTCCTGAATAAATTCTCCCAAATACTCTCCAAAGAGAATATAACCACAATGTACATTCCCCCTAACTATATAAAAACTAATTTCaggtattttaacaaattcaaaaatacaGAATACGCTAATACCTAATCAATAGTCCACCTACTTCCAGAACAACCTTAGCATTGTTATTTCACTGACCTTAACAACTTCTAGGATGCGAACTGCACTAGCAAAATCATTTAAACGTCTGCATGCCCGCAAAGCAGCATCAATGATTTTGGGCTCTGGAACCAGGTCATAGCCAACAAGTGTGTTCATCCCTGTCAAATTAAAAAGAGGGGTCATATCAATCTGGAATATCCTCACTTAAACTACAATTTAGTTATCCATACTTTTTTATTGAACCATAGACATGTGATCTTGTCTGTTTGAtctgctagttttttttttgctctaccATATGGCATGCAGAACTTCCCTTCCATGGATCAAACCTATGCTTCTttcagtggaagcgtggagtcttaaccattggaccaccaagtaAGTCCCTGGGCCTCtattatctctgctgctgctgctaagtcgcttcagtcgtgtccgactctgtgcgaccccatagatggcagctcaccaggctcccccgtccctgggattctccagccaagaacactggagtgggttgccattcgctttagttgtgtcccactctgtgccaccccatagacgacagcccaccagactcctctgtccctgggattctccaggcaagaatactggagtgggttgccatttccttccccaatgcatgcagggatgctaagttgcttcagtcgtgtccgactctgtgcaaccccatgaacagcagcccacaaggctcctctgtccacaggattctctaggcaagaatactggagtgggttgccattgccttctattatctctaaaatgagataactaggaattccctggtggtccaatggttagaactTGGCATTTCCACTGCCCGGGGccaaggtttgatccttgattggAGAACAAAGATCCTACAAACCACATAGtacaaccaaaaaataataagctTGAGAGTGATTTTAAATGCAAACACTATCTTCAAAATTAGCTGGTTTCTTTTCAAACAAGACGGTCATTTTCAACTCATATCTTTATCTCTTAGTACAATGTATGTACTTGGACTGCTTTAAAATAGATCTGactgaaaaataatctaaaaacaaCCAGGGAAATACTTAATGAGAAAGTAATGAAGCCCAAATGAGGACTTTAAGGCGATATAGAGAACCATTAGTGCAGAGTCATAAACATTTAACCAGAAAATACTGGGCATGATTACTTTTGGCTCTGCACAAAATGACACATCATAAAATTTAAGATTCTCTTAATGGGAATGCAGAACAGTTCTTTTCATTACTTCTACTCAAGATTATCCAATAAGAATTTCCCTAGTTGCAGCAAAATGGAGTCATTACATGCCTGTGGAGAAGTATGAAGCACTTAGGTTTCtggcttttattaattttaaaatattaaaacaaaggaCACCAGTGACTGCGATGCTAGAATATAGGCATAGAATGAATTCTTCATCTGATATGAACTGCCTACACTTAAAATTATCTATCAGTCTACTAGCTTGGTTATTATTAATGCTACTTACTCATGTTAAATGCACATTTACAAATTTAGGATAAACAAATTCTAGCGTACTCTGATAGGACACTTACTCAGGGCAAGACAGATAAATCACAACcgagaataaaaataacaaaaatcccAAACTATTACGAAGAGGGGAAGAAAACCAAATGACTACTTAAATAAATTACCTATTTATTCAAAGTTACACAATTGCTCAATCTTGCTCACCTTGGCCTGTCTCTATAGCAGTGATGATTTTGTCCCttaggagacatttttggttgtcacaactgggggtTTGTGGGGGTGttagcatctagtgggtagaaacCAAGGATGCTGCTAAGCATCCTACAATGCAAAGGACAGCCCCTGCAACAAGGAACTGTCTGGCCCAAAACATCAACTGGGCCTCCTTCAAAACCCTGCTTTACAGGAAACACGTACTCTGGAAACTATAAACTTTCCTAATTGCAAGATGCATGACAATACCTCGTCTACATGATACatgtttttttcaaaatacagctgacccttgaacatgggtttgaactctATGTGTCCACTTACACagagatttttttcataaatactaCATGATCTGAATCCATATACGGAGAACCTTGGACTCAGAACTGTGGGTCAGAAGGGCCAACTGTAAAGTTGTATATGGATTTTCTATGTGCAAGTGGGCGTCAATGTCCCTAACCCCCACGTTTTTCAAGGGTTAACTGTAGTTACTTTTAACAGAGTAGTGGAAGACCACACAGCAGTTCATAATTCTGTATTAAAATAGACACATATGCCTGTGTTCCAATTACCTTTACGCAACTCCCAAGCATCAATATCTGGCTTATTGAAGTACGTCACCCAGCGAGCGTCAAACTCCTCGTCTGTCTCATGTGACCCATGGGAGTAGCAGCGAAGTGACTGGACAGCTACAGGGGAGGAAGAACAGCAACTTCAATGTACAGGACTTGActggttttttcctttttggggtGTGTCTTAAAATACACACAAAGTCTACTATCTTAACCATTtctaaatgtacagttcagtggtattacaTTCATTCAATGCCTTAGGTTTTGAATCAGCTATGCATGTCATGGTAAAAAAATTATTCACCAGGTCAAATGAAATAAATCTTACGTACTGATTTGaaaaaaacatcttaaaaaactaagcacagagggacttccctggtggtccagtggttaaggctctgagctcccagtgcagggggcctgggttcgatctgtggtcagggaactagatcccacatgccataactaagaacccgcgtgctgcaatgaagatcctgcgtactgcaactaagacccatcacagccaaaaaaaaaaaaaaaaaattaagcactgaaaagtaaaacaaaaagtacTACAGATGTATGTTTATGCTTTTCTCACTTATGTGTAATGCTGGTGTGTAActgttaacagtggttatctctggaaagaaaaattttctttataaacttatttttatgatAAACAGTATTAATtcctaatttaaaataatgttcattCTTGGGaatgccctggtggtccaatgcttATGACTTTGTGCTTCAactgcccagggcctgggttcaagccctaactgggaaactaagatcccttaAGTTGCACAGCCAAGAAGTAAGTAAAATGATATCCATTCtatgttttttttggctgtgccatgtggtatgtgggatcttactttccagatcagggaggaacctgtgcccccttcagtggaatcacagagccctaaccactggactgccagggaattccctccattCTAGTAATGAAGCAAATTTCtaacatatattttcttaatttaaaaagtcacaacGAGAAGCACATGGACCAcaagtgaagagtagcccccactcacacaactagaaaaagaccgctagaagcaatgaagacccagcgcagctaacaattaaaaaaaaaaagttcacctacactcaatgaaaaaaaagttttattagatTTCTAAGGAgtgagatttttaaatataacactATCAAGAAAACAGGACACCCTTAGCACTCTGCTCCCAATCAATATACCCTTTTCCAGCACCATATGAAAAgcctttcattttcagtttctgcTTGTTAAGTGGACAGTGAATTGGGAGTTAAGAAATCTAAATTCCTTCTGAATAGCCTCTgaatggaaaatctcatggatggaggagcctggtaggctgcagtccatggggtcgctgagggtcggacacgacttcactttcactttcacttttcacttccatgcattggagaaggaaatggcaacccactccagtgttcttgcctggaaaatcccagggacgggggagcctggtgggctgccgtctctggggtcgcacagagtcagacacgactaaagcgacttagcagcagcctctgaatggggcaggaggtgggagaaggAATTTTTACCTTTGGGTTTTAGGAGGCAGCAGAGCCTAGTGGTCAGATACTTCTAGGCTCTTCACTCTCTTGTTGTTAATTAACTCAGGTTTTatattccttatctgtaaaatgcagacACCACTACCTTAGCAGCTGCTAAgtctgcttcagtcatgtccgactctgtgcgaccccacagacagcagcccaccaggctcccccgtccctgggattctccaggcaagaacactggagtgggttgccatttccttctccaatgtatgaaagtgaaaagtgaaagtgaagtcgctcagtcatgtctgaccctcagcgaccccatggactgcagcccaccaggctcctctgcccatgggattttccaggcaggagtactggagtggggtgccactgccttctccctacCTTAGCAGAGTATGAGGAGTAAAAATGAAAGCCAGGTTAACATTCTGCCTAGGGCTTAGTAACCTTGTAGGTATGTACTCAGTGTAGCTTTAAATTAATCCTTATCTAGAAGTGTCTTAATTGATCTATTTATAGAAATCATaattcctaaaaataaaacattcttcaAGTTGCATCTCTtattatatgaattttaagagCTTGGTAtaatttctagttatttttaaagGCTTAACATATCAAAAACAACCTTTCAGCCCACCATCACCCAAAATTTGTAAACCATCTTTTTCAAAAACTAAAGTTATCCTTAACTGAAAAAAGTGCAAgtatataattgaaatataaacTGTTAAGCAGTTCCTTATCAAATTAAATATACACCTACCAAAcacagtaattccacttctaagtatttactcaagaaaaatgaagtatATAATTATCTCCCTAGAGGCAACTATTAAGTGTACCTTCCCAATCATCCAGTAAATTGTTTCATGATAACGAATTTCTTTCGCTCACTGCTGGGCACGGATTTCAACTAGAtgactgtggttttgttttctaaCTGTGAAAAAGATGACCAACAAATGCAAATCCTAGTCAGGGAGATCAATGGATCACCTTCAATGATTTGTTCACCTTCCTTCCGAGAGTCCCAAATTACAAACTGGTTGTTTTAAAAAACGAAGACAGTGCATGAGACAGCTATTTAGAAAACCAAGCAAGCACTGGGAACACACATAGATCCCAGGTTGAGGAAAATTCACTTTCCCAATGGTTTACATTATATTCCTTATTCCAGTCATAAGTAAAGCAGAATCTATTCTTCTAGTTATGGACATGCCCAACATTCTGATTTTTAGGTAAATTATATCCCTCACACCACCCCCTATGTACAGCATTTCCACCTAGTTTTGAGGCTTGTATGgtaaactattttgaaaaacagttaCTCGGTGTTTTTATATAAAGGTTCCAGAGTAGAAAAAGAGAAGCATCTGTTAAAAAAAACTGGGACATTTCTAGGGCTACAATCTAAAAATCTATTTCTAACACTGCTTTTTGGCATTCCGttaaggaagttttttttttttaagcaaacatatttagaaaaattaagtggCTCATTAATGCCCTTCAGTAACTAAACAGCTCAGACAAAGCTCAAAGAACAGGCATTTTGGTGGTGGTGATTCTAAGGcataatgaaaagaactgactaatGTAAAGGGTACATAAACAAACTCAAAGACAGCTATACAGTAGTACAAGGTTTAGGGGCCCAAAAGCTGGAAATCTATAAATGTGGGAGTGGTGCAGAAAAGGTTGGAAGGTAA encodes:
- the LOC102403241 gene encoding cytochrome c oxidase subunit 5A, mitochondrial; its protein translation is MLGAAVRRCSVAAAAVARASPRGLLHPTPAPGQAAAVQSLRCYSHGSHETDEEFDARWVTYFNKPDIDAWELRKGMNTLVGYDLVPEPKIIDAALRACRRLNDFASAVRILEVVKDKAGPHKEIYPYVIQELRPTLNELGISTPEELGLDKV